GGGAGTAATCGAGTTATTACTTGTCAATATACCATTTATGCAAAAAACCTCCCTCAACCTATCCAAGGGGAGCTGGAGATAGAAATTCATTAACAGGAAAGCTCCAAATTCTTCTTTAAAGGTTGGAGTTTTTTTCTTTCTATTCATTGACGTTCTCAAGGGAAGCCCTTAACATTGAGACTGTAAGGCTCTGATAAAGTTTGTACTGGTCTCAAGGAAGACTAGTGAATATCCAGCTCAAAAGCTTGATTTAAAAGGAAGTGCAAGACCCCCCCACGGTCTTCAAAACCGCTTGTGACCTGCGTGCCAGGTCAGGTGGGTTCGATTCCCACGCAGTCCCGCCATAATACATAAATTAGTAACCGCTCAGAATTCTGGGCGGTTTTTTTGTGTAAAGAATCCTTGATCCAAGGTTACTTGGAAAGGTAAAGTACCTCTTCTATTTGGAAGCAAAAGGTACGTCCCTCTGTTTCTTTATAGTATAATAGAAGGAATTCATAAAATATTGCTAATGTTTTATTTTATTCTGATAAAGGGGTGCAATAATGCAATTTTTCTTTGATCACCTTGTTTGGTTCTTAAAGCAACCAGAGAAAGCAATTTCTCCCTTAAACGAAAGGGGACTTCATGTTGTGAAGGGTGGCCGTCATGAGTCATGGGGAACATATAATACCCTAACTTATTTTGGCTTAAGTTATATTGAGTTTTTAGGAATTGATAATCTATCAATAGCTGAACCACATGTTGAAAATCGATTGATTACGCAAATCGTTGAACAGTTAGCAAAAGAAAATCGGGAAGGTCCTGCGAAAGTAGCGGTCCGAACAAATCAAATAGAAGAACTAGCAATAAAACTTAAGGCAGAAGGACTTACAGTATATGGGCCGTTACTTGGGGAGAGAGTTCGTGCTGATGGTCAAGTCATCAGGTGGTCATTGTTATTCCCTGAATACGCGGAAAACAAGATTTCTTTACCGTTCTTTATACAATGGGAAAAATCAGATGAAGAAAGGTATTCGGAATTAGAGGAACAAAGAGTCATAAGATCACACATATTTGGCCAGCCAAAATTAGAAAGTGTTGGATTTGTCGTAGATAATTTGGATAAAACACTAGAAATTTGGAGTAAATTGTTTGGCCTTAAACCGGGGGAAGAATATATTGATACGGAACTCAATGCCCGTTGCAGAAGTTTAAAATTGGACGGAACTAATTTATTGTTTTTTACACCAATTGGAGATGGCCCGGCTGCTAAAGTATTAAAAGATAAAGGGGAGACTCCTTTTTTAGTGAACCTGATCGTTACCAATAAAAGTCACTTCTTTGAAATGCTGGATGGTTATTGGCGGTTTCGGTAATATATTAAAATCCCCGCAAAAATACATAACTTAGTAACGCTCAGAATGCTGGGCGTTTTTTTGTGTGTCTAGATAGTATATTTACTGGGTGGGGACAGGTCACTCACTAAAGTTTTTTACCTCAGGGATTCAATTAGCAAAGGAACAATCTAATCAGAAAAAGATTTAGATTAAGATTTTCTAATTAGAAATGAGAATTGAAAGTCTCCTTTAGAACCACATTTAAAATTTATATTTCGAATAACGAATCTTTTTCCTGAAATTAAAAGGAGATTGTCCCACTTTGTCGAAATAGTTTCTTTACACGAAATTTTTCACTACATAAGGAGGATTCTTTCCCATGCAGTTTAACGATTATCCATATACAAGACCAAATATTGAAGAGGTGGAGGGGAACTTTATTCAATTGCTAGAGAGGTTCGAATCTGCTGAGTCTTTTGAGGTTCAGGACCGGGTAATGAAAGAGATCAATGAGTTGCGCTCTGAGTTTGAAAGCATGAGGCAGATTGTTCAAGTCCGTCAGACGATTGATACTACGGATGAGTTCTATAAGAAAGAGAAGGATTTTTTCAATGAAGTGGGACCAGCCTACAAGGGTCTTATCACAAAATATTACGAGGCACTTACAGGTTCTAAATTCCGCTCTCAGTTAGAAGAAAAGTGGGGCAAACAGCTATTCTTATTAGCTGACAGTCAATTAAAGACGTTCTCTCCTGATGTGTTGAAAGACATGCAGGAAGAAAACAAACTAGTTAGTGAGTATGTTGATTTACTTGCTTCAGCTAAAATCCCGTTTGATGGAGATGTAAAAAATCTTGCTCAGTTAGTTCCTTATCAACAATCTCCTGACCGTACCATTAGGAAGGAATCCAATGAAGCGAAGTACAACTTTTTCGTTGAGCATGCGGATCAATTAGATGATTTATACGATAAGCTAGTAAAAATACGTACTAGTATTGCTAAGAAGCTAGGATTCTCTTCTTTTACAGAGTTAGCATATGCTCGGCTTTCTCGCACTGATTATGATGCTGAAATGGTAGCAAAGTTCCGTGACCAGGTGAAGGAGTACATCGTTCCTTTAGCTACGAAGCTAAAACAAAGGCAGCAGGAACGTATTGGTGTTGAAACGTTTAAATATTACGATGACAGCTTCAGCTTTAAGACAGGAAATCCTGATCCTAAAGGAGATGCGGAGTGGATTGTCGATCAAGCGAAGAAAATGTACGAGGAAATGTCTCCTGAAACGAATGAGTTTTACACTTATATGGTAGAAAACAACCTAATGGACCTATTAAGTAAAGCAGGTAAGGCTGGTGGTGGATACTGCACCTATATTAGTAAACATAAGTCACCATACATTTTCGCAAACTTTAATGGAACAAAAGGCGATGTTCGTGTATTAAAGCATGAAGTAGGACATGCGTTCCAAGTATTTGAAAGTCGTGTGTTTGAAGTACCTGAGTACGGGTTCCCTACACTAGAAGCGTGTGAAATCCACTCGATGAGTATGGAATTCTTTGCTTGGCCTTGGATGGATCTTTTCTTCGAGGAAGATACGGATAAGTACAAGTTCTCTCATTTAAGTGAAGCGGTCTTGTTCATTCCTTATGGTGTAGCAGTCGATGAATTCCAGCATTTTGTGTATGCCAACCCGGAAGCAACTCCAACTGAGCGCAAGCTAGCTTGGAGAGAAATCGAGAAGAAGTATCTGCCACACCGCGATTATGAAGGGAATGACTTCCTAGAAAACGGTGGTTTCTGGCAGCAGCAGGGACATATTTACAAGGTTCCTTTCTACTATATTGATTACACACTAGCTCAAATTTGTGCGTTGCAATTCTGGAAACGTACGCAGGAAAATACAGAGGATGCGTGGAAAGATTACCTGCACCTATGTAAGCAAGGTGGAAGCCAATCATTCACAGAGCTTGTCAAAGAAGCGAACTTAATTTCTCCATTTGAAGATGGATGTGTGAAATCTGTGATTGATGAGATTGAAGCATATTTGAATACAGTTGATGATCAGGCTCTTTAATGCAGATGCTATCAAACTTCAAAACAGCTTGGAATATCACTTTGGATGTTTCTTGATTAGTTGATTTCATGTATTTTACCTGAAGCTTCTCATAAGGTGAGCAACCTAAAGGGAAGCTTCTTTTTTTATTGTTGCCATGCCGAGGGAAAAACGAATTAAAATAAAAAGACGAACAATACAACTCTTGTTCGTCTAAAGTGTAATCTTCAACCTTGAATTTTAGAATTTTGATTTCTGCCTGTCTTTGCAACTCTCATCGTTTCTTTAATATATTCCGCTGATTGATGCAGCCATTCAAGTTCTTGGGGGTCGAGAGCAATTTCTAATTGTTTTTCTACGCCATTTCTCCCGATGATACATGGCATACTTAATGCAACATCTCTATCATATCCATATTGTCCGTGTAATGTTGTGGATACCGGATAAACACTGCGTTCATCCAGCATAACCGCCTTTGCTAGTGTAATAGCAGCTTGGGCAACACCTGCGTTTGTCCACCCTTTTCCATTTAAAACATCAAAGGCTGCCTTTACAACTTGTTTTTTCAAACCGTCCCGACTTAATGGTTCTTTCCCTTGAAGAACTTTGTCCAATTCTTTTTCACCAAATCCTTGCAAACTTAAGCGGCTTAATACTGGGAAAGCTGTATGCCCGTGTTCGCCCATCATATAACCTGTTACACTTTTTGGATCAATGTCATAATTAGAAGCAATTATTTTACGAAGTCGTGCAGAATCGAGCATAGTTCCTGTTCCGAATATGCGTCCCTTCGGATAGTCGAATTCATTTTCTGCTATGTACACCATGGTATCTAACGGATTTGTTATTAGAATAATGATTGCATCTTTCGTATATTTAGTAATTCCAGTCATAACTTCACGAATTACCTCAGAATTGACTACAGCTAATTGTGCCCTGTCCGGCATCGCATCTTCATCACTTTTTATCATGCTGGGACCAGCAGCACAGATAATCACATCTGCATCCATACATTCGGAATAATCTCCAGCATGTACCGTTGTATTTGACATATATGTTAGAGCGGTTGCATGTTCTTGATCAAGAGCTTCGCCGTAAGCAACATCTTTATCTGTATCAATGACAGCTATTTCTGCAAAAAGTCCTAATTTCATGGCATCTGCCAGAACATAAGAACCAACATGGCCTACTCCTACAACAACTAACTTATTTCTTTTCATGGTTTACCCCCTAACCAATTGATATATATAATTTAACACAATTAAGAAAATAATGAATATTTAAATTATTTTTTTGAGCTGTTTGTATAGTCTGTATAAATGGGGTAGTCAGAGAAGATGAAATTTATTTGTTTGCATAAGTAGTTCTTTCAAGTAAGACATAGAAATACGAATCGTGATTACTGTAAACCAATATTGTGACGTTTTCTCCATACATACGTCTATTTATTAAAGGATGCGATTTTTTTTTCCAAAGTAGGCGAAATTATTGAATGGATGTGAGGGTCAAATGAAAAGCATGATAAAATTGCTTTATTATTTTATTTTAATGCTTTTGCTAGCTTCCTGTAATACGCAAGTTACCGAAAATGGCAATGGAGAATCTCGATCACCAGGTAAACCTAATGTAAAAGGTGTGGATGATGTTGATGTTTTGAATACACACGGAGGCATTGAAGGGATAGAAAGGATGCAGCGTTTCTATGAAGATATGAAGAGTGGTGTGCAATCTGATTTACGTATCGTCTTCTACACGATTGAAGGGGATCCAATTGTAAAGGATTTGAAATACGATGGCGAATCTCTTGAGGTGAAGAATGATTCTTCCCGTGATGCATATGGTAGTGGAGAAATACGAACGATTCGATGTGGCCAATTGATTGAAGAAGTGAATCCTACGAATACCTCTTACATAGCCACCGATTGCAAGGATTTGCCATACGAGATGGATGAGATTTTAAAAATTGAATACAACATGAGTCAACAGGATCTGTTTGAAATCGAACTAAAGTATGGAGAGAACTTAGAGAGCGAAATCAATACGAAATCCGGAGAGATCAAAAAAGAAAATGGTAAGACTGAACCGTTTTATATGACGGAAAATGTGAAGCAAGAGCTGTATAAAAGGCTAGTATTTGCAAATTATTTGGATGAAAAAGAGATCGGTGCACGATGTGATCGACCTAACGCCATTGAGTACAATTTAAAGGTGTATATCAATGGAGCAAACAAGGAAATTAACTGGAAGGATTGTGACGAGAGCCCGGACGGAGTGAAGTTTACAAAGATTGCAAAGTACATCATTGAGGAATCTGAGAAGATACAACCGGAAAAACCAGAAGTAATCGTTCAAGGCTATGTGCTCGAACGGAAAAACAACACTCTGTTAATAGTGGAAGAATTAAACAAGCTTGAATATGAATGGATGAAAGATGAAATAAAGCAGATGGACATGAATTCATTTATATTTGATTTTACCGAACTAGAAGGAGTTTCTATTGAAGAGTTCCAACTTGGTGATAAAATCCGAGCAACGATAGACGGCAGTATAATCGGGTCAAAGCCAGGAAGAGCCAAAGTGAAAGAAATTAAAAAAATGGATTAGTGGAAATGCAATGTTAGGGTTGTATCATTTAAATAGGTTTTGTTTTAGACTTTGGATTTAATAGACTAATTAAATGCCTTGCTCCCGCCACGGAGCAAGGCATTTTTCAATGGAAAACTAATTTAAATCACTTTCCAAAAAATCTTCAAGAGCATCCATATTCTGATCCAAATCCACTTCCAACACCTCACCA
This window of the Mesobacillus jeotgali genome carries:
- a CDS encoding VOC family protein — its product is MQFFFDHLVWFLKQPEKAISPLNERGLHVVKGGRHESWGTYNTLTYFGLSYIEFLGIDNLSIAEPHVENRLITQIVEQLAKENREGPAKVAVRTNQIEELAIKLKAEGLTVYGPLLGERVRADGQVIRWSLLFPEYAENKISLPFFIQWEKSDEERYSELEEQRVIRSHIFGQPKLESVGFVVDNLDKTLEIWSKLFGLKPGEEYIDTELNARCRSLKLDGTNLLFFTPIGDGPAAKVLKDKGETPFLVNLIVTNKSHFFEMLDGYWRFR
- a CDS encoding M3 family oligoendopeptidase, which produces MQFNDYPYTRPNIEEVEGNFIQLLERFESAESFEVQDRVMKEINELRSEFESMRQIVQVRQTIDTTDEFYKKEKDFFNEVGPAYKGLITKYYEALTGSKFRSQLEEKWGKQLFLLADSQLKTFSPDVLKDMQEENKLVSEYVDLLASAKIPFDGDVKNLAQLVPYQQSPDRTIRKESNEAKYNFFVEHADQLDDLYDKLVKIRTSIAKKLGFSSFTELAYARLSRTDYDAEMVAKFRDQVKEYIVPLATKLKQRQQERIGVETFKYYDDSFSFKTGNPDPKGDAEWIVDQAKKMYEEMSPETNEFYTYMVENNLMDLLSKAGKAGGGYCTYISKHKSPYIFANFNGTKGDVRVLKHEVGHAFQVFESRVFEVPEYGFPTLEACEIHSMSMEFFAWPWMDLFFEEDTDKYKFSHLSEAVLFIPYGVAVDEFQHFVYANPEATPTERKLAWREIEKKYLPHRDYEGNDFLENGGFWQQQGHIYKVPFYYIDYTLAQICALQFWKRTQENTEDAWKDYLHLCKQGGSQSFTELVKEANLISPFEDGCVKSVIDEIEAYLNTVDDQAL
- a CDS encoding L-lactate dehydrogenase, encoding MKRNKLVVVGVGHVGSYVLADAMKLGLFAEIAVIDTDKDVAYGEALDQEHATALTYMSNTTVHAGDYSECMDADVIICAAGPSMIKSDEDAMPDRAQLAVVNSEVIREVMTGITKYTKDAIIILITNPLDTMVYIAENEFDYPKGRIFGTGTMLDSARLRKIIASNYDIDPKSVTGYMMGEHGHTAFPVLSRLSLQGFGEKELDKVLQGKEPLSRDGLKKQVVKAAFDVLNGKGWTNAGVAQAAITLAKAVMLDERSVYPVSTTLHGQYGYDRDVALSMPCIIGRNGVEKQLEIALDPQELEWLHQSAEYIKETMRVAKTGRNQNSKIQG
- a CDS encoding DUF4362 domain-containing protein, which gives rise to MKSMIKLLYYFILMLLLASCNTQVTENGNGESRSPGKPNVKGVDDVDVLNTHGGIEGIERMQRFYEDMKSGVQSDLRIVFYTIEGDPIVKDLKYDGESLEVKNDSSRDAYGSGEIRTIRCGQLIEEVNPTNTSYIATDCKDLPYEMDEILKIEYNMSQQDLFEIELKYGENLESEINTKSGEIKKENGKTEPFYMTENVKQELYKRLVFANYLDEKEIGARCDRPNAIEYNLKVYINGANKEINWKDCDESPDGVKFTKIAKYIIEESEKIQPEKPEVIVQGYVLERKNNTLLIVEELNKLEYEWMKDEIKQMDMNSFIFDFTELEGVSIEEFQLGDKIRATIDGSIIGSKPGRAKVKEIKKMD